One region of Roseicitreum antarcticum genomic DNA includes:
- a CDS encoding cell division protein ZapA — MPDETITIGGKQFQVACQPGQESFLQGAAQLLDVEATTLLSQIGRLPAEKMLLMAGLMLADKTAGRADELRALQDQVSALETQISTLQSRPLPMPERIEVPVVPQAVTDTLAELAARAEALADQLDDRPS, encoded by the coding sequence ATGCCGGATGAAACCATCACCATCGGCGGCAAGCAGTTTCAGGTCGCCTGCCAGCCGGGGCAGGAAAGCTTCCTGCAAGGCGCGGCGCAATTGCTGGATGTCGAGGCGACAACGCTGCTGTCGCAGATCGGCCGCCTGCCCGCCGAAAAGATGCTCCTGATGGCCGGTCTGATGCTGGCCGACAAGACGGCGGGGCGCGCCGATGAGTTGCGCGCGCTGCAAGATCAGGTGTCGGCGCTGGAAACCCAGATATCGACCTTGCAAAGCCGACCCTTGCCGATGCCTGAACGCATCGAAGTGCCGGTGGTGCCGCAGGCGGTCACCGATACGCTGGCCGAACTTGCTGCCCGCGCCGAGGCTTTGGCCGACCAGTTGGACGACCGCCCGTCCTGA
- a CDS encoding Lrp/AsnC family transcriptional regulator: protein MQMDGAKLDQFDQAILRIMAVEGRISVTDLAGRIGLSKSPTQARLKRLEHDGFIIGYRALIDPQRIGAAHVAFVEVRLSDTREEALQAFGTAVRKVPEIEECHLIAGAFDYLLKVRSQDIVTYRRVLAEHISGLPHVTSTSTHVAMEAVKEAGHRDTRLQDGGASRA from the coding sequence ATGCAAATGGACGGCGCGAAGCTGGATCAGTTCGATCAGGCGATTCTTCGGATCATGGCGGTCGAGGGGCGGATCAGCGTGACCGACCTTGCCGGCCGCATCGGCCTGTCGAAATCGCCCACCCAGGCGCGGCTGAAACGGCTGGAACATGACGGGTTCATCATCGGCTACCGCGCCCTGATCGACCCGCAGCGCATCGGCGCGGCCCATGTCGCCTTTGTCGAGGTACGGCTGTCCGACACCCGCGAAGAGGCGCTTCAGGCTTTCGGTACCGCCGTGCGCAAAGTGCCCGAGATCGAGGAATGTCACCTGATCGCGGGGGCTTTCGACTACCTGCTGAAGGTGCGCAGTCAGGACATTGTCACCTATCGCCGTGTCTTGGCGGAACATATCTCTGGCCTGCCGCATGTCACCTCGACCTCGACCCATGTGGCGATGGAGGCGGTAAAGGAGGCCGGCCACCGCGACACCCGTCTGCAAGATGGCGGGGCGTCAAGGGCCTGA
- a CDS encoding phosphoadenosine phosphosulfate reductase, translating into MTPPTQTGSVQTGSTQTGPNQDAAPMAGADINLSKAQTNAEWLSRLDELGDELADEQGGFESLGRNHAALYAPGDRTLLVSFESVAAIRGAGGAHRPLGLEVAQANGWSSLCLITMGTTWFRDTEVWNFFDTRIDADFFEAFDRVVFYGAGMCGYAAAAFSVAAPGAVVLVVAPQATLDPTVADWDGRFARARRLDFTTRYGFAPDMIEGAAEAFVVYDPSRRLDAMHAALFTRSHVTKLRARWLGKDTARDLADMGVLTPLITAACDSTLTSGTFYGLLRKRRGFALYLMRLSLRTEALERHMLTVIVAGFALRFYDTERLRQTLDRARAALMEKSAG; encoded by the coding sequence ATGACGCCTCCTACCCAGACCGGCTCTGTACAAACTGGATCCACCCAAACCGGCCCCAATCAGGATGCCGCCCCGATGGCGGGCGCCGACATCAACCTGTCCAAGGCCCAGACCAATGCCGAGTGGTTGTCCCGTCTGGATGAGCTGGGCGATGAACTGGCCGATGAGCAAGGCGGCTTTGAAAGCCTGGGCCGCAATCACGCAGCACTCTACGCGCCGGGTGACCGGACCTTGCTGGTCAGCTTTGAATCGGTCGCGGCCATCCGGGGCGCGGGCGGGGCGCATCGGCCGCTGGGGCTGGAGGTGGCGCAAGCCAACGGTTGGTCCAGCCTGTGCTTGATTACCATGGGCACCACATGGTTTCGCGACACCGAGGTGTGGAATTTCTTCGACACAAGGATCGACGCCGACTTTTTTGAGGCCTTCGACCGCGTCGTCTTCTATGGCGCGGGCATGTGCGGCTATGCGGCGGCGGCGTTCTCTGTGGCAGCACCGGGGGCGGTCGTTCTGGTGGTGGCGCCGCAGGCGACGCTGGACCCCACCGTCGCTGACTGGGACGGGCGCTTTGCGCGGGCACGACGGCTGGATTTCACCACACGCTACGGCTTCGCGCCCGACATGATCGAAGGCGCAGCCGAGGCGTTCGTGGTCTACGACCCCTCGCGCAGGCTGGATGCGATGCATGCAGCGCTTTTCACCCGCTCGCATGTGACCAAGCTGCGCGCCCGTTGGCTGGGCAAGGACACGGCGCGCGATCTGGCCGATATGGGCGTGCTGACGCCGCTGATCACCGCCGCATGCGACAGCACGCTGACCTCGGGCACCTTCTACGGGCTGTTGCGCAAGCGTCGGGGCTTTGCCCTGTATCTCATGCGCCTTTCCCTGCGCACAGAGGCCCTGGAACGCCACATGCTGACCGTCATCGTCGCGGGGTTTGCCCTGCGCTTCTACGACACCGAACGTCTCCGCCAGACACTTGATCGCGCACGCGCGGCATTGATGGAAAAATCGGCGGGTTAG
- the putA gene encoding bifunctional proline dehydrogenase/L-glutamate gamma-semialdehyde dehydrogenase PutA has product MPRPEHHTNSHTVTYDSLREEGAALRETVANAGLDRAARDRISASGSDLVRQIRASAKPGLMEVFLAEYGLSTDEGIALMCLAEALLRVPDADTMDALIEDKIAPSDWGKHLGHSSSSLVNASTWALMLTGRVLDDRKPGLATQLRGAVKRLGEPVIRTAVGRAMKEMGRQFVLGETIESALKRAAGMEAKGYTYSYDMLGEAARTNDDALRYHAAYSRAIRSIGGAATSRDIRDNPGISVKLSALHPRYEVAQRARVMEELVPRVLDLARLAASYGMGFNIDAEEADRLALSLEVIEAVLSDTRLEGWDGFGVVVQAYGQRAGAAIDWIYDTATRLDRRVMVRLVKGAYWDTEVKRAQVLGLPGFPVFTNKVATDANYIANARKLLGMTDRIYPQFATHNAHTVAAVLDMAGNDKGAFEFQRLHGMGERLHDIVLSANKTRCRIYAPVGAHKDLLAYLVRRLLENGANSSFVNQIVDETVSPETVAACPLTAAEGLISPNPVVTLGPDLFAPQRVNSRGWDVTDAGDLEGIEAARAPFATAQFTARPMGAAEMPGAAPVTVVNPANPGDTLGQVVPATAQDVQAALAAATVWDAPAAERAAALNRAADLYEENFGEIFAILAREAGKSQLDAVGEVREAVDFLRYYAAQALTLEASARGRITCISPWNFPLAIFTGQIAGALAAGNAVLAKPAEQTPLVAAAATALLHRAGVPLGALHLLPGDGATVGAALTSDPRINGVAFTGSTDTALIIRSAMAAHLDPSAPLIAETGGLNAMIVDSTALPEQAVRDVLASAFQSAGQRCSALRCLYIQEDVSKHFLSMLSGAMDELSLGDPWHLSTDVGPVIDADAAGSIRDHIAKARAEGRIIKELRAPKAGHFVAPTVIRVDGIHDLKQEVFGPVLHVATFRARDLDRVIGAINDTGYGLTFGLHTRIDDRVQHVVDRIRVGNTYVNRNQIGAVVGSQPFGGEGLSGTGPKAGGPHYVRRFADAPAPMSGSDWAQATTQAAVQNALDGAVVSDTALSEQLLPGPTGESNRLSDFARAPLLCMGPGAAAAKAQAKAVRAHGGVAVTLTGALPPEALTRLHGFSGALFWGDSDTARGYTKALAGRTGAIVPLIAGAPDAAHAVLERHLCVDTTASGGNAALLAEVSG; this is encoded by the coding sequence ATGCCACGTCCTGAACACCACACGAACAGCCACACCGTAACCTATGACAGCCTGAGAGAGGAAGGGGCCGCGCTGCGCGAGACCGTGGCAAACGCCGGGCTTGACCGCGCCGCGCGTGACCGCATTTCCGCCAGCGGCAGCGATCTGGTCCGCCAGATCCGCGCCAGTGCGAAGCCGGGGTTGATGGAGGTGTTCCTGGCTGAATATGGTCTGTCCACCGATGAGGGCATCGCGCTGATGTGCCTGGCCGAGGCGCTGCTGCGCGTCCCCGATGCCGATACGATGGATGCGCTGATCGAGGACAAGATCGCGCCGTCCGACTGGGGCAAGCACCTTGGGCATTCTTCCTCCAGCCTGGTGAATGCCTCTACATGGGCCTTGATGCTGACGGGCCGGGTGCTCGACGACCGCAAGCCGGGGCTGGCCACGCAGTTGCGCGGCGCGGTCAAGCGCCTGGGTGAACCCGTCATCCGTACCGCCGTGGGGCGTGCCATGAAGGAAATGGGCCGCCAGTTCGTGCTGGGGGAAACCATCGAGAGCGCGCTGAAACGCGCCGCCGGGATGGAAGCGAAGGGCTATACCTATTCCTACGACATGCTGGGCGAGGCGGCGCGCACCAATGATGATGCGCTGCGCTATCACGCGGCCTATTCGCGCGCGATCCGGTCGATTGGCGGGGCGGCAACCTCGCGCGATATCCGCGACAATCCGGGCATCTCGGTCAAGCTGTCTGCGCTGCATCCGCGCTATGAGGTCGCGCAGCGTGCCCGCGTGATGGAAGAACTGGTACCGCGCGTGCTGGATCTGGCGCGGTTGGCGGCAAGCTATGGCATGGGCTTCAACATCGACGCTGAAGAAGCCGACCGCCTTGCGCTGTCGCTGGAGGTGATCGAGGCTGTGCTGTCCGACACCCGGTTGGAAGGCTGGGACGGGTTTGGCGTGGTGGTTCAGGCCTACGGCCAGCGCGCGGGCGCGGCGATTGACTGGATCTATGACACGGCGACACGGCTGGACCGCCGCGTCATGGTGCGGCTGGTCAAGGGTGCCTATTGGGATACCGAGGTGAAGCGCGCGCAGGTGCTGGGGCTGCCGGGCTTTCCGGTCTTCACCAACAAAGTGGCGACGGACGCCAATTACATCGCCAATGCGCGCAAGCTTTTGGGCATGACCGACCGGATCTATCCGCAATTTGCCACGCACAACGCCCATACCGTGGCCGCCGTGCTGGACATGGCGGGCAATGACAAAGGGGCGTTCGAGTTCCAGCGCCTGCATGGCATGGGCGAACGCCTGCACGACATCGTGCTGTCGGCCAACAAGACCCGGTGCCGCATCTATGCCCCCGTGGGGGCGCACAAGGACCTGCTGGCCTATCTTGTGCGGCGGCTGTTGGAGAACGGCGCGAATTCCAGCTTCGTCAACCAGATCGTGGACGAGACCGTGTCGCCCGAAACTGTCGCCGCCTGTCCGCTGACGGCGGCCGAGGGGCTGATCAGCCCCAACCCGGTGGTGACGCTGGGCCCCGATCTGTTCGCGCCGCAGCGCGTGAACTCGCGCGGCTGGGACGTGACCGATGCGGGTGATCTGGAAGGGATCGAGGCGGCGCGCGCGCCCTTTGCGACCGCGCAGTTCACCGCCCGGCCCATGGGTGCTGCGGAAATGCCGGGCGCGGCACCCGTCACCGTGGTGAACCCCGCGAACCCCGGCGATACGCTGGGGCAGGTGGTCCCGGCGACGGCGCAGGACGTGCAGGCCGCGCTGGCCGCTGCAACCGTCTGGGACGCGCCAGCGGCGGAGCGGGCTGCGGCCCTGAACCGCGCCGCCGACCTCTATGAGGAGAACTTTGGCGAGATCTTCGCCATTCTGGCGCGCGAGGCCGGTAAATCGCAGCTCGACGCGGTGGGCGAAGTGCGCGAGGCAGTGGATTTCTTGCGCTACTATGCCGCGCAAGCGCTGACGCTGGAGGCATCAGCACGGGGGCGGATCACCTGTATCTCGCCCTGGAACTTCCCGCTGGCAATCTTTACCGGCCAGATCGCGGGCGCGCTGGCCGCAGGCAATGCAGTGCTGGCCAAACCCGCTGAACAGACGCCGCTGGTGGCCGCTGCTGCCACCGCGCTGCTGCACCGCGCGGGCGTGCCGCTGGGTGCGCTGCATCTGCTGCCGGGCGATGGTGCGACGGTGGGGGCGGCGCTGACCTCGGACCCGCGCATCAATGGCGTGGCTTTCACCGGCTCGACCGATACGGCGCTGATCATCCGCAGCGCCATGGCGGCCCATCTGGACCCTTCCGCACCGCTGATCGCGGAAACCGGCGGGCTGAACGCGATGATCGTCGATTCCACCGCCCTGCCGGAACAGGCGGTGCGCGACGTGCTGGCCAGCGCCTTCCAATCGGCGGGGCAGCGCTGCTCGGCGTTGCGCTGTCTGTATATCCAGGAGGATGTGTCGAAGCACTTCCTCAGCATGTTGTCAGGCGCGATGGACGAGTTGTCGCTGGGCGACCCATGGCACCTGTCCACCGATGTCGGCCCGGTGATCGATGCCGACGCCGCAGGCAGCATCCGCGACCATATCGCCAAGGCGCGGGCCGAGGGCCGGATCATCAAGGAATTGCGCGCGCCGAAGGCCGGGCACTTCGTCGCCCCGACCGTGATCCGCGTCGATGGCATCCATGACCTGAAGCAAGAGGTCTTTGGCCCCGTTCTGCATGTCGCCACCTTCCGGGCGCGCGATCTGGACCGGGTGATCGGTGCGATCAACGACACCGGCTATGGTTTGACCTTCGGCCTGCATACCCGGATCGACGATCGGGTGCAGCATGTGGTGGACCGCATCCGCGTCGGTAACACCTATGTCAACCGCAACCAGATCGGCGCGGTGGTCGGTAGCCAGCCCTTTGGCGGTGAGGGATTGTCGGGCACCGGGCCAAAGGCCGGCGGGCCGCATTACGTCCGCCGTTTCGCCGATGCACCCGCGCCGATGAGCGGCAGCGACTGGGCGCAAGCCACGACGCAGGCGGCGGTGCAGAACGCGCTGGATGGGGCGGTCGTGTCGGATACGGCGCTATCCGAGCAACTGCTGCCCGGGCCGACCGGTGAAAGCAACCGTCTGTCCGATTTCGCCCGCGCGCCCCTGCTTTGCATGGGACCGGGCGCGGCGGCGGCAAAGGCGCAGGCCAAGGCCGTGCGCGCCCATGGCGGTGTCGCCGTGACGCTGACCGGCGCACTGCCGCCCGAGGCGCTGACCCGGCTGCATGGCTTCAGCGGCGCGCTTTTCTGGGGCGATTCCGACACGGCGCGTGGCTATACCAAGGCATTGGCCGGGCGGACCGGCGCCATTGTGCCGCTGATCGCAGGCGCCCCGGACGCCGCCCACGCGGTATTGGAGCGGCACCTGTGTGTCGACACCACCGCGTCGGGGGGCAATGCCGCGCTGCTGGCCGAGGTCAGCGGGTAG
- a CDS encoding thiamine phosphate synthase — translation MLGSAMTETIDRIAPQIYLITPPAFTLDTFPDQLARVLDATPVACLRLHMATQDEDAIARAADALRVVAHARDIALVIADHVLMVDRLGLDGVHLTTARQNLRKLREGMGPDAVIGTFCGTSRHEGMTAAEAGADYIAFGPVGDTGLGDGSRVDPEILEWWSEMIEVPCVVEGALTPQLITDLSPITDFFGVGEEIWASDDPAATLKALAARI, via the coding sequence ATGCTGGGAAGCGCCATGACCGAAACCATCGACCGCATTGCACCGCAGATCTACCTGATCACCCCGCCCGCTTTCACGCTGGACACCTTTCCCGACCAGTTGGCCCGGGTGCTGGACGCGACGCCCGTGGCCTGCCTGCGCCTGCACATGGCCACGCAAGATGAGGATGCCATCGCCCGCGCGGCGGATGCCCTGCGCGTCGTGGCACATGCCCGCGACATCGCGCTGGTCATCGCCGACCATGTGCTGATGGTGGACCGGCTGGGCCTCGACGGTGTTCACCTGACCACAGCGCGCCAAAACCTGCGCAAACTGCGCGAGGGGATGGGACCGGACGCCGTGATCGGCACTTTCTGCGGCACCTCACGCCATGAAGGGATGACCGCTGCCGAGGCAGGGGCCGATTACATCGCCTTCGGCCCGGTCGGCGATACCGGGCTGGGCGACGGCAGCCGCGTCGACCCCGAGATTCTGGAATGGTGGTCCGAGATGATCGAAGTGCCCTGCGTCGTCGAAGGTGCGCTGACACCCCAGTTGATCACCGACCTGTCGCCCATCACCGATTTCTTTGGCGTGGGCGAAGAGATCTGGGCCAGCGACGACCCGGCCGCAACGCTCAAAGCCCTTGCAGCCCGGATCTGA
- the tkt gene encoding transketolase: protein MDITTLRETHPDHWMKAAAIRTLAMDAVQAAKSGHPGMPMGMADVATVLFQNHLKFDANHPDWADRDRFILSAGHGSMLIYALLYLTGYKDMTLDQIKNFRQLGAITAGHPEYGHVTGVETTTGPLGQGLSNAVGFAMAEEALRGQHGAKIVDHYTYAIAGDGCLMEGISHEAIGLAGMQKLSKLIVLWDNNSISIDGAVSLSDITDQHGRFAAAGWHVLACDGHDPADIDRALTEAKKSDRPVLIDCKTIIGFGSPAKQGTSGAHGSPLGDTEIATTKDIYGWPHAPFEVPSDVLDAWRAIGARGAEARTAWETRFSALSGAKQAEFTRRLTGEAPKKLAATIRAFKKQVTESAPKVATRKSSEMALEVINPIMPETIGGSADLTGSNNTKTADLGIFNPENRKGRYVHYGIREHGMGAAMNGLWLHGGIRPYGGTFMCFTDYARGAMRLSALMQLPVVYVMTHDSIGLGEDGPTHQPVEHLAISRATPNTWVFRPADTVETAEAWELALTTNSTPSVLALSRQNLPLVRLEHTNKNLTAQGAYVLREATGKRQAILMATGSEVEIALAARDLLEASGIGTRVVSMPCWELFEAQPETYRRRVLPAGPVRVAVEAGVRFGWDQWLFGERGRRDKGDFVGMPHFGASGPAPELYEKFGITAQAVADKVRALL, encoded by the coding sequence GTGGACATCACCACCTTGCGCGAAACCCACCCCGACCACTGGATGAAAGCCGCAGCGATCCGCACGCTGGCCATGGACGCAGTGCAAGCCGCCAAATCCGGACACCCTGGCATGCCCATGGGGATGGCCGATGTGGCCACCGTTCTGTTCCAGAACCACCTGAAATTCGACGCAAACCACCCTGACTGGGCCGACCGCGACCGCTTTATCCTTTCAGCCGGGCACGGGTCGATGCTGATCTATGCGCTGCTGTACCTGACCGGGTACAAGGACATGACGCTGGACCAGATCAAGAACTTCCGCCAGCTCGGCGCGATCACCGCAGGGCACCCGGAATATGGCCATGTGACGGGCGTGGAAACCACGACCGGCCCGCTGGGACAGGGTCTGTCCAATGCGGTAGGCTTTGCCATGGCCGAGGAAGCGCTGCGCGGGCAACACGGCGCGAAGATCGTCGATCACTACACCTATGCCATCGCGGGCGACGGCTGCCTGATGGAAGGCATCAGCCACGAGGCCATCGGGCTGGCGGGCATGCAGAAGCTGTCGAAACTGATCGTGCTGTGGGACAACAACAGCATTTCCATCGACGGCGCGGTCAGCCTGTCGGACATCACCGACCAGCACGGGCGCTTTGCTGCGGCAGGCTGGCATGTGCTGGCCTGCGACGGGCATGACCCCGCCGATATCGACCGTGCCCTGACGGAAGCGAAGAAATCCGATCGCCCCGTGCTGATCGACTGCAAGACCATCATCGGCTTTGGCAGCCCGGCAAAACAGGGTACGTCGGGGGCGCACGGCTCGCCGCTGGGCGACACGGAAATCGCCACCACCAAGGATATCTACGGCTGGCCGCATGCCCCGTTCGAAGTGCCGTCCGACGTGCTGGACGCATGGCGCGCCATCGGCGCCCGCGGGGCCGAGGCACGCACTGCGTGGGAGACCCGGTTTTCGGCCCTTTCGGGCGCAAAACAGGCCGAATTCACCCGCCGCCTGACCGGCGAGGCGCCGAAGAAACTTGCCGCAACCATCCGCGCCTTCAAAAAACAGGTGACGGAATCGGCGCCCAAGGTCGCCACGCGCAAATCCAGCGAAATGGCGCTGGAGGTCATCAACCCGATCATGCCCGAAACCATCGGCGGCTCCGCCGACCTAACGGGATCGAACAACACCAAGACCGCCGACCTGGGGATCTTCAACCCCGAAAACCGCAAGGGGCGCTATGTCCACTACGGTATCCGCGAACATGGCATGGGTGCGGCGATGAACGGCCTGTGGCTGCATGGCGGCATCCGGCCCTATGGCGGTACCTTCATGTGCTTTACCGATTACGCGCGCGGTGCGATGCGGCTGTCGGCGCTGATGCAACTGCCGGTGGTCTATGTCATGACGCATGACAGCATCGGGCTGGGCGAAGACGGGCCGACCCACCAGCCGGTGGAACATTTGGCAATCTCGCGCGCCACGCCCAACACCTGGGTCTTTCGCCCCGCTGACACGGTAGAAACCGCCGAGGCATGGGAACTGGCGCTGACCACCAACAGCACGCCGTCGGTATTGGCGCTGTCGCGGCAGAACCTGCCGCTGGTGCGGCTGGAGCATACCAACAAGAACCTGACCGCGCAGGGTGCCTATGTGCTGCGCGAAGCCACGGGCAAACGTCAGGCGATCTTGATGGCCACCGGGTCCGAGGTGGAAATCGCCCTTGCCGCCCGCGACCTGCTGGAGGCCAGCGGCATCGGCACCCGTGTTGTCTCCATGCCCTGCTGGGAGTTGTTCGAGGCACAGCCCGAAACCTACCGCCGCCGCGTGCTGCCTGCCGGTCCGGTCCGCGTCGCGGTCGAGGCGGGTGTCCGCTTCGGCTGGGACCAGTGGCTGTTCGGCGAACGTGGTCGCCGCGACAAGGGTGATTTCGTGGGCATGCCGCATTTCGGCGCCTCAGGTCCCGCGCCAGAGCTGTATGAGAAATTCGGCATCACCGCGCAGGCTGTGGCCGACAAGGTGCGTGCCCTGCTCTGA
- a CDS encoding RNA methyltransferase — protein MLPVQTPDAPQTPLVVLVRPQMGENIGAAARAMLNFGQDTMRLVAPRDGWPNPKAVAMASGASPVLDRAGVFDDLPTALRDCDYVFATTARGRGLAKPILTPEHAMAQARALIGAGKKVAVLFGPERAGLENDDVARANAIITVPVNPAFYSLNLAQCVLLMAYEFQRQTTDTPPEVMAFAGTDFANGLELEKLGDHLEERLDTAGFFFPPDKAPHMKLNLRNMLSRWRMTRADVQTLHGVLRKLVRGPGPS, from the coding sequence GTGCTCCCCGTTCAGACACCTGATGCCCCCCAGACCCCACTGGTCGTGCTGGTCCGCCCCCAGATGGGCGAGAACATCGGGGCGGCGGCGCGGGCCATGCTGAACTTTGGCCAAGATACCATGCGTCTGGTCGCCCCGCGCGATGGCTGGCCGAACCCCAAGGCCGTGGCCATGGCCAGCGGCGCCAGCCCGGTTCTGGACCGCGCGGGCGTATTTGACGATCTTCCCACCGCGCTGCGCGATTGCGATTATGTCTTCGCCACCACGGCGCGCGGGCGCGGCCTGGCGAAGCCTATCCTGACGCCCGAGCACGCCATGGCGCAGGCGCGCGCGCTGATCGGCGCGGGCAAGAAGGTGGCGGTGCTGTTCGGTCCAGAGCGCGCTGGGTTGGAGAATGACGACGTGGCCCGCGCCAATGCGATCATTACCGTGCCGGTAAACCCGGCGTTCTATTCGCTCAACCTTGCGCAATGCGTGCTGCTGATGGCCTATGAGTTCCAGCGCCAGACCACCGATACCCCGCCCGAGGTGATGGCGTTTGCAGGCACCGATTTCGCCAACGGGCTGGAGTTGGAGAAGCTGGGCGACCATCTGGAGGAACGGCTGGACACCGCAGGCTTCTTCTTTCCGCCCGACAAGGCACCGCATATGAAGCTGAACCTGCGCAACATGCTGTCACGCTGGCGCATGACCCGGGCCGATGTGCAGACGCTGCATGGCGTGCTGCGCAAGTTGGTGCGCGGGCCGGGGCCTTCCTGA
- the ctaA gene encoding heme A synthase, producing MPPKRSIFEEVGDGGKAPAPRAAPGGIDRAPKGARGAIRVWLLILFALVVVMIAVGGMTRLTDSGLSITEWRPVTGAIPPLSAAEWQAEFDRYRQIDQYELVNRGMSLAEFQIIYWWEWGHRQLGRVIGLVWALGFVFFWATQRIPTGWTPRLLMLGALGGLQGAIGWWMVASGLTEGMVAVASYRLAVHLGLAFVILGVIAWYSFLLNRTDAALMQARRVREGKLFSMTTGVMHFALLQILLGALVAGIDAGRGYTDWPLMNGVFFPPEVFDMTPLWRNFFENPALVQFIHRMSGYLLLAFAVVVWLRGRKSPHPATRAAYSAMMLVMLGQIVLGIVTVLYGAPWQLGIAHQATAVLLWVLILRARHLAQYPRATALRT from the coding sequence ATGCCCCCCAAACGCAGCATTTTTGAAGAGGTGGGCGATGGCGGCAAGGCCCCGGCCCCCCGCGCCGCGCCCGGCGGCATCGATCGCGCCCCCAAGGGCGCGCGCGGCGCGATCCGGGTCTGGCTGCTGATCCTGTTCGCGCTGGTGGTGGTGATGATCGCCGTGGGCGGCATGACGCGGCTGACCGACAGCGGGTTGTCTATCACCGAATGGCGGCCCGTTACCGGGGCCATCCCGCCGCTGTCGGCCGCCGAATGGCAGGCCGAATTCGACCGGTATCGCCAGATCGACCAGTACGAACTGGTCAACCGGGGCATGTCGCTGGCCGAGTTTCAGATAATCTACTGGTGGGAATGGGGGCACCGCCAACTGGGCCGGGTGATCGGGCTGGTCTGGGCGCTGGGCTTCGTATTCTTCTGGGCGACACAGCGCATCCCTACGGGCTGGACCCCGCGCTTGCTGATGCTTGGGGCCCTGGGCGGTCTGCAAGGTGCCATTGGCTGGTGGATGGTCGCCTCGGGGTTGACCGAGGGGATGGTTGCTGTCGCCTCATACCGTCTGGCGGTGCATCTGGGGCTGGCCTTTGTCATCCTGGGCGTGATCGCGTGGTACAGCTTCTTGCTGAACCGGACCGACGCGGCGCTGATGCAGGCGCGCCGGGTGCGCGAGGGCAAGCTGTTCTCTATGACCACCGGGGTGATGCATTTCGCCTTGCTGCAAATCTTGCTGGGCGCGCTGGTCGCGGGGATCGACGCGGGGCGCGGCTATACCGACTGGCCCTTGATGAACGGTGTATTTTTCCCGCCCGAGGTGTTTGACATGACGCCGCTGTGGCGCAATTTCTTTGAGAATCCCGCGCTGGTGCAGTTCATCCACCGCATGTCGGGGTATCTGCTGCTGGCTTTTGCCGTCGTCGTGTGGCTGCGCGGGCGCAAATCGCCGCATCCCGCGACGCGCGCGGCCTATAGTGCGATGATGCTGGTGATGCTGGGCCAGATCGTCCTGGGCATCGTGACCGTGCTCTATGGCGCGCCGTGGCAACTGGGCATCGCGCATCAGGCGACTGCCGTGCTGTTGTGGGTGCTGATCTTGCGTGCCCGCCATCTGGCGCAATACCCCCGCGCTACCGCTCTGCGTACATGA